The following proteins come from a genomic window of Gynuella sunshinyii YC6258:
- the gap gene encoding type I glyceraldehyde-3-phosphate dehydrogenase, with product MSKIRVAINGYGRIGRNVLRALYESPEHLEKIQIVAINDLGDAKINAHLTKYDTVHGKFVGTVEQDNDALVVNGDKIAILSERNPAELPWKELNVDVVYECTGFFASKEKASAHLDAGAKKVIISAPAGGVDATVVYGVNQSVLTSDMTVISNASCTTNCLAPIAKPLNDKLGIESGLMTTIHAYTNDQRLSDVYHSDLYRARAAAMNMIPTKTGAAAAVGLVVPELAGKFDGMAVRVPTINVSLVDLSFLAPRETTAEEVNQIIEDAIAADPVLAKVLCVNKEPLVSTDFNHSTFTSNFDATQTKVQGKLVKVMSWYDNEWGFSNRMLDNTIALMNA from the coding sequence ATGTCTAAAATCCGTGTCGCGATTAATGGCTATGGCCGTATTGGCCGTAACGTTTTACGTGCATTATATGAATCTCCTGAACACCTGGAAAAAATTCAAATTGTTGCAATCAACGATTTAGGCGATGCCAAAATAAATGCCCATTTGACCAAATACGACACAGTACATGGCAAATTCGTCGGGACTGTTGAGCAAGACAACGATGCTCTGGTTGTAAATGGCGACAAAATAGCCATTCTGTCTGAGCGCAACCCTGCTGAGCTGCCTTGGAAAGAACTCAATGTAGATGTGGTTTACGAATGTACCGGTTTCTTCGCCAGCAAAGAAAAAGCCAGTGCTCACCTTGATGCCGGTGCCAAAAAAGTGATCATCTCTGCACCTGCCGGCGGCGTTGATGCAACTGTTGTATATGGTGTAAACCAATCAGTTCTGACTTCTGATATGACCGTTATTTCAAACGCTTCCTGTACCACCAACTGTCTGGCTCCTATCGCCAAACCTCTTAACGACAAGCTGGGTATCGAAAGCGGCCTGATGACCACGATTCACGCCTATACCAACGATCAGCGCCTTTCTGACGTATATCACTCTGACCTGTACCGCGCCCGCGCTGCAGCCATGAACATGATCCCTACCAAGACTGGTGCTGCAGCTGCAGTTGGCTTGGTTGTGCCTGAACTGGCTGGCAAGTTTGATGGTATGGCTGTACGCGTTCCAACCATCAACGTTTCATTGGTTGACCTGTCATTCCTGGCACCTCGCGAAACCACCGCTGAAGAAGTCAACCAGATTATTGAAGACGCCATCGCTGCTGATCCAGTATTAGCAAAAGTACTGTGTGTCAACAAAGAGCCATTGGTTTCTACGGACTTCAATCACAGCACTTTCACTTCCAATTTCGATGCAACCCAAACAAAAGTACAAGGCAAACTTGTAAAAGTCATGTCATGGTATGACAATGAGTGGGGCTTCTCGAATAGAATGCTCGATAATACAATTGCGTTAATGAATGCCTGA
- the hexR gene encoding transcriptional regulator HexR, with the protein MTETDHSSNLLERLKSNPDCLSKSEKKVAQVILSDPDSAIRSSIASLAKAANVSEPTVNRFCRSLGCSGFPDFKLRLAQCLATGTPYINRDVESDDTVEQYTRKIFEANLSAISDAQRSLDYNAVAKVVQTLADAKKIDFFGSGGSGPVALDAQHKFFRLGTPVAAHTDSLMQRMAAAGASPGDVIMIISNTGRTIPLIEAATIARQAGATVIGLTTPNSPLTEVCDLYLGAENSENTEIYTPMSSRLIHLAIIDVLATGVSLLRGPDFQDHLRIIKESLAETRISNKDK; encoded by the coding sequence GTGACTGAGACAGACCATAGCAGCAATCTTCTTGAACGCTTGAAGTCCAATCCGGACTGCCTGAGTAAATCTGAAAAAAAAGTAGCCCAGGTTATCCTGAGCGACCCTGACTCAGCTATTCGTTCCAGCATTGCCTCCCTCGCAAAAGCCGCCAATGTCAGCGAACCAACTGTAAATCGTTTCTGTCGCTCACTGGGGTGCAGCGGGTTCCCGGATTTCAAGTTAAGACTGGCTCAGTGTCTGGCCACGGGAACACCTTATATCAACAGAGATGTAGAATCTGACGATACAGTTGAACAATACACCCGGAAAATTTTCGAGGCGAATCTGAGTGCTATCAGCGATGCTCAGCGATCATTGGACTACAATGCTGTCGCCAAAGTCGTTCAGACACTGGCGGATGCCAAAAAAATCGACTTTTTTGGTTCCGGCGGATCTGGTCCGGTCGCCCTGGACGCACAACACAAATTTTTTCGCCTGGGTACTCCGGTTGCCGCACACACTGACTCTCTCATGCAGCGTATGGCAGCTGCCGGTGCCAGCCCTGGTGACGTCATCATGATCATCTCCAACACTGGTCGCACCATACCTCTCATCGAGGCGGCCACTATTGCCCGTCAGGCGGGCGCAACGGTTATCGGACTGACTACTCCCAATTCCCCATTAACGGAAGTATGCGATCTTTACCTGGGTGCAGAAAACTCCGAAAATACTGAGATCTATACACCGATGAGTTCCAGACTCATTCATCTGGCCATCATCGATGTACTGGCTACCGGGGTGTCGTTATTGAGAGGTCCTGATTTTCAAGACCATTTGAGGATCATCAAAGAAAGCCTGGCAGAAACCCGCATTTCCAATAAAGATAAGTAA
- the zwf gene encoding glucose-6-phosphate dehydrogenase: protein MKLHNDACNFVIFGGNGDLSIRKLMPALYFLDKDHQLAPAAKIIGASRTALERAEFQSMVRKGLEEFVAEKYMDEAVWERFSERLSYVSVDASKNETFQHLSEVLGNDACLGNTIFYLSTAPGLFGPICRGLKASNLVSEHSRVVLEKPLGKDLASSIVINDGVAEVFDEDNIYRIDHYLGKETVQNLLAVRFANALFEPVWTNSHIDNVQITVAETVGVEGRWGYYDDSGALRDMVQNHMLQLLCLVAMGVPVSLDQDAVRAEKIKVLKSLKIMSASEVREHAVRAQYGSGVANGASVPGYTQEEGGKPDSTTETFVAIRADIHNWRWRGVPFYLRTGKRLPARFSEIVIEFKDVPHSIFPESSNIMANKLVIRLQPEESLQLYMMNKVPGLGKGMEVHPVTLNLTQPDKYADKRIPEAYERLLFDVMKGNSTLFVHRAEVEAAWKWCDAILNGWAEHAGLPSTYMSGTWGPQTAFELVAKDGRSWHESK, encoded by the coding sequence ATGAAACTACACAATGACGCTTGTAATTTCGTGATATTTGGCGGTAATGGGGACCTTTCAATTCGTAAATTGATGCCAGCGCTTTATTTTTTGGATAAAGACCATCAACTGGCGCCTGCAGCCAAGATTATCGGAGCATCACGGACTGCGCTTGAGAGAGCTGAGTTTCAGAGCATGGTTCGTAAGGGACTGGAAGAGTTCGTGGCCGAAAAGTATATGGATGAAGCCGTATGGGAGCGTTTTTCCGAGCGTCTTTCGTATGTTTCAGTCGATGCCAGTAAAAATGAAACTTTCCAACATTTATCCGAAGTGCTTGGTAATGATGCATGTCTTGGAAATACCATATTTTACCTATCCACCGCGCCCGGGCTATTTGGCCCGATTTGCAGAGGACTTAAGGCAAGTAATCTGGTTTCGGAGCACAGCAGAGTGGTCCTTGAGAAGCCATTAGGGAAGGATCTGGCTTCTTCTATTGTCATCAATGACGGTGTGGCGGAAGTGTTTGATGAGGACAATATCTATCGCATTGATCACTATTTGGGAAAAGAGACAGTACAGAACCTGCTTGCCGTCCGTTTTGCCAATGCGTTGTTTGAGCCAGTGTGGACCAACAGTCATATCGATAATGTACAGATTACTGTGGCTGAGACAGTCGGTGTTGAAGGTCGCTGGGGATATTATGATGATTCAGGTGCCCTTCGCGATATGGTTCAGAATCACATGCTGCAATTGTTATGTCTGGTGGCGATGGGGGTTCCGGTCAGCCTTGATCAGGATGCTGTACGCGCTGAGAAAATCAAGGTGTTGAAGTCTCTGAAAATCATGAGCGCTTCCGAAGTCAGGGAGCATGCCGTCCGGGCACAGTATGGCTCAGGGGTTGCTAATGGTGCATCGGTTCCAGGATATACGCAGGAAGAAGGTGGGAAGCCCGACAGTACGACAGAAACGTTTGTGGCAATCCGGGCTGATATTCATAACTGGCGCTGGCGAGGAGTTCCTTTCTATCTTCGTACCGGTAAACGTCTGCCAGCAAGATTCAGCGAAATTGTCATCGAGTTCAAAGATGTCCCGCACAGCATTTTTCCCGAGTCTTCCAACATTATGGCCAATAAGCTGGTAATCAGGTTACAGCCGGAAGAAAGCCTTCAGTTATATATGATGAATAAAGTTCCTGGTCTTGGAAAAGGAATGGAGGTTCATCCTGTTACCCTGAATCTGACCCAGCCCGATAAGTATGCCGATAAACGGATTCCAGAAGCTTATGAGCGTTTGTTGTTTGATGTCATGAAGGGTAATTCAACGTTATTTGTTCACCGGGCGGAAGTCGAGGCAGCCTGGAAGTGGTGTGATGCCATTCTGAACGGCTGGGCTGAGCATGCTGGATTGCCCAGCACTTATATGTCCGGGACCTGGGGTCCACAGACGGCTTTTGAACTGGTGGCCAAAGATGGTCGCAGCTGGCATGAAAGCAAGTAG
- the pgl gene encoding 6-phosphogluconolactonase — translation MNLHEYPSAEALDQALASAVSEQLQQDIDNNGVASMAVSGGSTPKGLFARLSKMDLAWEKVIVTLVDERWVNPEHADSNEKLVRDCLLQNCAVAAQLIGLKNGHSSAEQGVTELHSVLQQLPEKFSVVVLGMGGDGHTASFFPQSPQLAAAVDMNTEYSCCATNPVTAPHERMTLTLPRILSTKSLFLHITGAQKKQIFEQACQAGPLTEYPVRSVIDQSIVDLDVYWTHA, via the coding sequence ATGAACTTACATGAATACCCATCGGCTGAGGCATTGGACCAGGCATTGGCATCCGCTGTTTCAGAGCAATTACAGCAGGATATTGATAACAATGGTGTTGCCTCGATGGCGGTTTCCGGAGGCAGTACTCCAAAGGGGCTATTTGCTCGTTTGAGCAAAATGGATCTGGCCTGGGAAAAAGTGATTGTTACCCTGGTGGATGAGCGTTGGGTCAATCCTGAGCATGCTGACAGCAATGAGAAGCTGGTACGCGACTGTTTGTTGCAGAACTGTGCAGTTGCGGCGCAGCTTATTGGACTTAAGAACGGGCATTCAAGTGCTGAGCAAGGGGTTACTGAACTTCATTCAGTGTTGCAACAGTTACCAGAGAAATTTTCGGTGGTTGTGCTGGGAATGGGAGGAGATGGTCATACGGCATCATTTTTCCCGCAGTCGCCTCAGTTGGCAGCAGCCGTTGATATGAATACAGAATATAGTTGTTGTGCTACCAATCCGGTTACGGCTCCCCATGAGCGAATGACCCTGACGTTGCCAAGAATTTTGTCCACAAAATCGTTGTTTCTACACATAACCGGTGCTCAGAAAAAGCAGATATTTGAGCAGGCCTGCCAGGCAGGTCCGTTGACTGAATATCCGGTCAGATCTGTTATCGATCAGTCTATAGTCGATTTAGACGTCTATTGGACACATGCTTAA
- the edd gene encoding phosphogluconate dehydratase, translating into MNPTVQAVTDRIIERSQNSRACYLALIDKAGENFPVRQSLGCTNLAHGFAACGVQEKETIKLMNAANVGIVTAYNDMLSAHQPYEHYPQQIKKAVMEMGCTAQVAGGVPAMCDGVTQGQTGMELSLFSRDQIAMSAAIALSHNMFDAALYLGVCDKIVPGLLIGALRFGHLPTIFVPAGPMPTGISNSEKSRVRQLFAEGKVSRQELLETESRSYHSAGTCTFYGTANSNQMLMEIMGLHLPGSSFVNPDDALREKLTIAAAQQVLRLTSTNGTYMPVGRMIDEKSFVNGMVGLLTTGGSTNLTMHIVAAAAAAGIKITWDDFSELSSVVPMLARVYPNGKADVNHFHAAGGLPFVIRELLTGSLLHEDVNTVVGYGLERYTREPFLGHNGSIEWKDCSASSLDEDVVRPVTRPFSPEGGLQVVRGNIGVGVIKVSAVAPENRIIEAPAIVFESQQQLQAAFAAGELNKDFVAVVRFQGPRANGMPELHKLTPPLGVLQDRGYRVALVTDGRMSGASGKVPAAIHVSPEASQGGILAKIKDGDLIRLDAEAGSLQVIVDPVEFNERKVVAFVPGPDEFGFGRELFANMRASVNNPEQGATVFRFED; encoded by the coding sequence ATGAATCCTACCGTCCAGGCTGTCACTGACAGAATTATTGAACGCAGTCAGAATAGCCGTGCCTGTTATCTGGCTTTGATTGATAAAGCTGGTGAAAACTTTCCAGTACGTCAGTCACTTGGTTGTACCAATCTGGCTCACGGTTTTGCTGCCTGTGGTGTTCAGGAAAAAGAAACCATCAAGCTTATGAATGCGGCTAACGTGGGTATCGTAACTGCTTACAATGATATGTTGAGCGCGCATCAGCCTTATGAGCATTATCCACAGCAGATCAAAAAAGCAGTCATGGAAATGGGGTGTACTGCGCAGGTAGCAGGTGGGGTTCCGGCAATGTGTGATGGTGTCACCCAGGGACAGACCGGTATGGAACTCAGCCTGTTCAGCCGTGATCAGATCGCCATGTCGGCGGCCATCGCCCTTTCTCACAATATGTTTGATGCTGCCCTGTATCTTGGCGTATGTGACAAAATTGTGCCTGGTCTGCTGATTGGAGCGTTGAGATTCGGGCATCTTCCAACCATTTTTGTGCCGGCCGGACCAATGCCTACCGGGATTTCCAACTCTGAGAAATCCAGAGTCAGACAGTTATTCGCCGAAGGCAAGGTGTCCCGGCAGGAGTTGCTTGAAACGGAAAGTCGTTCTTATCACTCCGCGGGTACTTGTACTTTTTATGGAACTGCCAACAGTAACCAGATGTTGATGGAAATTATGGGCTTGCATCTGCCCGGGTCATCATTCGTCAATCCTGATGATGCTTTGCGCGAAAAGCTGACGATAGCTGCGGCACAACAGGTGTTAAGGCTGACATCTACCAACGGTACTTACATGCCGGTTGGCAGGATGATTGATGAAAAGTCTTTCGTGAACGGGATGGTGGGATTGTTGACCACAGGTGGTTCGACCAATCTGACCATGCATATTGTGGCAGCAGCAGCAGCAGCCGGAATCAAAATTACCTGGGATGATTTCTCGGAGTTATCTTCCGTTGTACCCATGCTGGCACGTGTTTACCCAAATGGTAAGGCGGATGTGAACCATTTTCACGCAGCAGGTGGATTGCCTTTTGTGATTCGAGAACTGCTGACGGGTTCGTTGCTGCATGAAGACGTTAATACCGTGGTGGGTTATGGGTTGGAGCGTTATACCCGGGAGCCATTTTTGGGTCATAACGGTAGTATTGAATGGAAGGACTGCAGTGCCAGTAGTTTGGATGAAGATGTCGTGCGTCCGGTTACCCGGCCGTTCAGCCCTGAGGGCGGACTTCAGGTTGTGCGTGGCAACATTGGGGTAGGGGTAATCAAAGTATCTGCAGTCGCCCCGGAAAACCGAATAATAGAGGCTCCGGCAATTGTGTTTGAAAGCCAGCAGCAATTGCAGGCCGCATTTGCAGCAGGAGAGTTGAACAAAGATTTTGTGGCAGTGGTTCGGTTTCAGGGCCCTCGCGCGAATGGTATGCCAGAACTGCATAAACTGACTCCGCCATTGGGTGTTTTACAGGACCGTGGATATCGTGTGGCTCTGGTGACTGACGGTCGAATGTCCGGAGCATCCGGTAAGGTGCCTGCCGCGATTCATGTTTCCCCTGAAGCCAGTCAGGGCGGCATTCTGGCAAAGATTAAGGATGGTGATTTAATTCGTCTGGATGCTGAGGCCGGCTCATTGCAGGTTATCGTCGACCCGGTTGAGTTTAATGAGCGTAAAGTGGTTGCGTTTGTACCGGGACCTGATGAATTTGGTTTTGGGCGGGAATTATTTGCCAATATGCGCGCATCAGTGAATAACCCTGAGCAGGGTGCCACTGTGTTCAGATTTGAAGATTAA
- the glk gene encoding glucokinase: protein MIQEFGIIADIGGTNARFALAPLKRLAADEKLELNEQELCYAKALNGAEYEGILEAIRAYLEHLPEQIKPIKQGVMAIACPTDSDYIKMTNHTWKFSVSELKQQLGFDSLKFINDYNALANSVPHLDASGAIKIGRGTAIENMPMVVTGPGTGLGLGTLVFDKHGVPITVETEGGHAHFAPTDEVEIEILRYLLTKYERVSAERLLSGMGLENIYQALHLYRKGEVAVLKAAEISAAAINKTDAICEEALARMCSVLGHFAGDAALTCGAKGGVYIAGGILPRFVDFFKNSAFRQSFEAKGRLSSFVVDIPTYLIVSTQPGLLGSAAVLNHIYNGH from the coding sequence GTGATCCAGGAATTTGGAATTATTGCTGATATTGGCGGAACCAATGCGAGGTTTGCGCTGGCACCACTGAAACGGCTCGCCGCAGATGAAAAACTGGAGCTGAATGAGCAGGAGCTGTGTTACGCAAAAGCTTTGAACGGCGCAGAATATGAAGGGATTTTGGAGGCCATACGGGCATACCTTGAGCATCTGCCAGAGCAGATAAAGCCTATAAAACAAGGAGTCATGGCGATAGCCTGCCCAACAGATTCCGACTATATCAAAATGACCAATCATACCTGGAAATTTAGTGTTTCTGAGCTGAAACAGCAGTTGGGATTTGATTCATTGAAGTTCATCAACGACTACAATGCCCTGGCCAACTCGGTTCCTCACCTTGATGCCAGCGGTGCGATCAAGATTGGTCGTGGTACAGCAATCGAAAATATGCCGATGGTTGTTACCGGTCCTGGAACCGGGCTTGGGTTGGGAACTCTGGTATTCGACAAACATGGCGTGCCCATTACTGTAGAAACGGAAGGTGGGCATGCTCATTTTGCACCGACAGACGAAGTAGAGATAGAAATTCTGCGCTACCTGCTGACCAAGTATGAGCGGGTTTCAGCCGAGCGGTTGCTATCCGGCATGGGGCTGGAAAATATCTACCAGGCATTACACCTCTATCGCAAAGGCGAGGTGGCTGTTTTGAAAGCCGCTGAAATCAGTGCGGCTGCGATTAACAAGACAGATGCAATCTGTGAAGAAGCGCTTGCCCGGATGTGTTCCGTTCTGGGTCACTTTGCCGGAGATGCCGCTTTGACATGTGGTGCCAAAGGTGGGGTTTATATTGCCGGTGGTATTCTGCCACGTTTTGTTGATTTTTTTAAAAACAGTGCGTTCAGGCAGAGTTTTGAAGCGAAAGGACGCCTGAGCAGTTTTGTCGTTGATATTCCAACCTATCTGATTGTATCGACCCAGCCGGGTTTACTCGGCTCAGCGGCCGTGCTGAATCACATCTACAATGGTCATTAA
- a CDS encoding bifunctional 4-hydroxy-2-oxoglutarate aldolase/2-dehydro-3-deoxy-phosphogluconate aldolase has product MSRYNVEQILNLANPVMPVLAISELDHAVPLARALAEGGLKVLEITLRTAVAMDVIALLKQQVPEVIVGAGTVTSVAQLEALDRIGCDFAISPGTTDALLCAGKEVSMPYLPAIATPSELMLGLQHGYRHFKFFPAETYGGVKTLKAMAGPFADIRFCPTGGISESNFEDYLKLPNVMCVGGSWVAPTAMVEAHEWSEITRLAQQAVAKTKR; this is encoded by the coding sequence ATGAGCCGCTATAACGTCGAACAGATTCTGAACCTGGCAAATCCTGTTATGCCGGTTCTGGCCATCTCGGAACTGGACCATGCCGTACCATTGGCCAGAGCATTGGCTGAAGGTGGATTGAAAGTTCTGGAGATTACTTTAAGAACCGCTGTGGCCATGGATGTCATTGCATTATTGAAACAGCAGGTGCCTGAGGTGATTGTTGGGGCGGGTACAGTCACAAGTGTTGCACAGCTTGAAGCGCTGGATCGTATTGGCTGTGATTTTGCTATCAGCCCAGGTACAACGGATGCTTTGTTATGTGCTGGTAAAGAGGTTTCCATGCCTTATCTGCCGGCCATTGCCACGCCATCAGAACTGATGTTGGGGCTTCAGCATGGTTATCGTCATTTCAAATTTTTTCCGGCAGAAACGTATGGAGGAGTGAAAACCCTCAAAGCAATGGCCGGTCCTTTTGCGGATATCCGTTTTTGTCCAACCGGAGGGATCAGCGAAAGTAATTTTGAAGACTATTTGAAACTGCCTAACGTTATGTGTGTTGGTGGCTCATGGGTTGCTCCGACAGCCATGGTTGAAGCTCATGAATGGTCCGAGATTACCCGGCTGGCTCAACAGGCAGTTGCAAAAACAAAACGCTGA